In Serratia liquefaciens ATCC 27592, the genomic stretch CAGGAAGTATTAAGCGCCGAGCGAGTGCAGAGCTACGTGCTGCAACTGGAGTCGTTGTATAACCTGCATGAAGGCGATAAAGAAAAGACCGCGCTGTTGAAAGCGCTGTTTGAATACGGCAAAGAGTTGGTGGGGTAACAAAAACAATAAAGGGCGCCAAGGCGCCCTTTTTAATGCTTAGCGATAAAGGCTTAAGCCACGTCTTCGCTAGCCTGCGGTACCGGCAGACGGAAGCTGCGCGTCACGAAGGCCAGATAAATCAGACCAATCGCCGCCCATACCAGACCCAACGTCATTGAGCTGGCTTCCAGATTGATCCACAGTGCGCCAACAGTTAGCGCCCCCAATACCGGCAGGATCAGGTAGTTGAAGGTATCTTTAACGGTACGGTTCAACTTGTCACGGATATAGAACTGCGAGATAACCGACAGGTTCACGAAGGTGAACGCCACCAGCGCACCGAAGTTAATCAACGCCGTCGCAGTCACCAGGTCAAACGACACCGCAGACAGCGCAATCACGCCGACCAACAGCACGTTCAGCGCTGGAGTACGCCATTTCGGATGCACATAACCGAAGAAGCGCTCCGGGAATACGCCGTCACGGCCCATCACGTACATCAGGCGTGAAACACCGGCGTGCGACGCCATGCCTGAAGCCAGTACGGTTACGCAGGAGAACACCAGGATCACCGACTGGAAGAACTTACCGGCCACGTACAGCATGATTTCCGGCTGGGACGCATCAGGATCTTTGAAGCGCGAGATATCCGGGAAGTACAGCTGCACGAAGTAAGACACCACGATAAAGATGATGCCGCCGATCAATGCCGTCAGGAAGATAGCTTTCGGGATCACATTCTCTGCATCTTTGGTTTCCTCAGACAGCGAACTGATGCCGTCAAAACCGAGGAACGAGAAGCACAAAATGGTCGCGCCGGTAATCATCGGCACCACGTGTGCATTCTCAGACCAGAACGGGCGGCTGCTGATCAGCGTGCCTGCACCTTCGCCATGCGAAATGCCATTCACCACCAGGAACAGGAACACGATCATGATCGCCACCTGCACCACCACGATAATGGAGTTCAGGTTTGCTACCAGCTTAATGCCGCGCAGGTTGAAAATCGTCATCAGCCCAACCAGCGCTGCCACGAAGATCCACGAAGGCACGCCCGGGAAGATGGCTTCCAGGTAAATTTTTGCCAACAGAATGTTGATCATCGGCATGAACAGGTAGTCCAGCAGTGATGACCAGCCCACCATAAAGCCGACGTGCGGGCTGATGGCCTTCTGGGCATAGGTATAAGCAGAACCGGCGGACGGGAATTTCCGTACCAGTTTGCCGTAGCTCAATGCGGTAAACAGAACCGCCAGCAGAGCAAAGGCGTACGCCGTCGCGACGTGACCATCGGTCAGGCCGGAAACGATGCCAAAGGTATCGAAGATGGTCATTGGCTGCAGGTAAGCCAGGCCCATCATCACTACCGGAACTAAAGTCAGGGTTTTACGCAGCTGTGCGCGTTGAGCCGGTGCGGCGCTGATGATGTTATCGGACATTGCGCAGCCCCCCCTTACCTTCTGCCTTGCGGAATATAGACACGCCAAGACTTAAGGTTGCGGGGAAACTTCGCAACTTGCGACTGAATT encodes the following:
- a CDS encoding APC family permease; translated protein: MSDNIISAAPAQRAQLRKTLTLVPVVMMGLAYLQPMTIFDTFGIVSGLTDGHVATAYAFALLAVLFTALSYGKLVRKFPSAGSAYTYAQKAISPHVGFMVGWSSLLDYLFMPMINILLAKIYLEAIFPGVPSWIFVAALVGLMTIFNLRGIKLVANLNSIIVVVQVAIMIVFLFLVVNGISHGEGAGTLISSRPFWSENAHVVPMITGATILCFSFLGFDGISSLSEETKDAENVIPKAIFLTALIGGIIFIVVSYFVQLYFPDISRFKDPDASQPEIMLYVAGKFFQSVILVFSCVTVLASGMASHAGVSRLMYVMGRDGVFPERFFGYVHPKWRTPALNVLLVGVIALSAVSFDLVTATALINFGALVAFTFVNLSVISQFYIRDKLNRTVKDTFNYLILPVLGALTVGALWINLEASSMTLGLVWAAIGLIYLAFVTRSFRLPVPQASEDVA